The following nucleotide sequence is from Phocoena phocoena chromosome 17, mPhoPho1.1, whole genome shotgun sequence.
CAATAGACAACATTTACTGAACCCAtactttttaagttatttaaatacatttttcaggTAAATCTTGAAGTAAGAAGTAGTACTCAATGAGATTATTTGCTATCCATTTATCAAAACTTCAATTTTGAGAACTTTCTCTTCTCACattatctttttctcttatattctCTCTGAATCAActtctctacttttctttttcctgtattgGAAACCTGTAGTTCTAAGTCCTACCTCTACCCCAGGTTCTTCTTTCCGGGAAAACACTCTTACTTTTCTTTTAGAGTTTCTCAAACTTTCATTCTATCAGCAACTTTTCCTATGGAAATTTAGGCCCCAAGTAACAGTTATCTGAACCCCACTATATATACTATCTtattctaaatttatatttaattgtagAGACCTCTACTAAACACTGATATTCAATTTTAGTGAGGACCTGGTAAGCAAAATCTTTATAACAAGTTCCATATCTAAAACAATatagttgtgtttttctttatctaaaaGAAAGGGGTATAATGGTTGTAAAGAAAGATGCTCAGGAGCACTGGAAAAAAGCATAAATCCATCACAGCCTCTTGCAACGGATGATTGCTTTGAATTGCGTTAACAGGCTAGATATTTAAAAGCCCACTTGATGCTACACGTTTTAAGTTTTGCTGATGTTGTGTGTATACTGATGTCAGAGTAAATCTGACACACGTGAGGCCTATAGGATTGGGCCACGAATGTCAATAATATGTGCACGGTGATCACATCACGATAAGCCTATGCCCCCTCGAGCTCTGTCTTCAAGGATCACtctaaaaaagagaaatcattttTGTTTAGGAATAACATACTGGTTTCTACAGCATTCTAACTTTCCTTTCCAACTTCGCTTTATTGTCGATGTGCGATGACATGCAAAATCTCTGTAAAAAAAACTCCTTTCCCTTTGTTTGCTCTACCAATATCAAAATTCTCcttcctggtttaaaaaaaaatgcagcattcCTTTCATCCTTGTGaacttttttcttataataataaaaattcaagatatctttctttaaagaaattgtACTTAGAATACATAGAACTCTTTCTTTAAGGAGATGAGATGCACATACACTCATCCCATGCAGTGCATTGCACACATTTAATTCTGTAAATCTTGCCTTTCCTCATATAGTTCATACCCTTTTGATAGAGAAATACTCACGATAGAGCTATGACTAGATGCAGAGGTTATCTGTTGTCTGATTCGTATAAAAATTTGCTTCAATCTGCATTGAAGATGCAATCTGATAGACACTGCTTCGAACTGtctatctggagaaagaaaaaaagtggaccCTATTATCTAGAAGATTCAATTCTCGTAATGAACAACACTGGCCTCTGCTGGTACCCGAGGTTGTGATGAACGGGGTCTACCTTCTAGACTGCTGAAGGTGCTTCCTGTACTCAGGTGGATCTCCAGGCACTTGGGATTGGTAATGGTTATTTGTTGATGATAAGTGAGCTGTAAATGTCTGAGGGCTCCTGGATGAAAATCTCTATTCTAGTGATGGACTTAAATGGACCCGGATTATGGCTCTGGAACCTGCCATTTCTTCAGCTTGAATAAATTTAAACTTGTCTGCTTTaataccacaattttaaaatggtcTTTTCTTTCAATAGTGAGAAGAGTAAAAAGAAAGTTAATGAATTTCAactaaattttaagagtttataacTGTTCTGAATACAAACACATACTCCTTAAAGTTTATTTGCTTTACGTCCCTGTATACATTATCTGACTCATAAAATGCAATTGAAATTACTTGAATAAATGGGCAATGAAACCTTGATATTCATAGGAACCATAAATCTTCTACTCAGAAAATACTGTGTGTCTACGTGAAAACAACTACCCAGAACTTTATGCAAAGTTTGTGCATTTGGTCCCCAgtcattctgaaaagaaaaataaaataatatttgtattttaataatgctgggattattttccttctccaagcaaatataaaattactttgataatgcactttgttctacagcggaaactaacacaacactgtaaagcaattatactccaataaaaaaagtaaataaaattactttgatAATGTATGCTAAAAACGGCATGACTGAATAAGCTAGCCAACTGTCACTACAAGGCAAGCTTCCTGCTACTGCCTTTGATGGGTCTTATCCTAACCAGTGGAAACAATCTCCGGAACACTTGGGGCCATTCTTCTTAATGTCAGCTGGTGGTCAACACTGATCAAGACCTGTAGGGCCTTTGCTCCCAGAAGTTCCCATCACAGAACCTGGAAcatatttaaaagggaaaaaattgagGCCAACATGGGCTAAGATACTTGCCTACATTGTCAAACGAGGGGAGCAACAGAGATATATAAAGACTTGCTCCTACATTTGTCCAAAGGGCCCTGGAATAGTGTATAGTAAAAGAAACCACAGGATGAAACGTCAATACAGACAAAGCAGAGAATAACTCGTTGGATGGGAATTTAACTTTGGGAATTAAAATTCATTCTCATAATGAGAGTGGTCTTATCAAAACTGGAAAAGGCGAATCCACTGTTATCAAAAGCTCACTGTTACAGGCACACAGGcctacatagaaaaagaaaagtaacttaGTCACTTCTGACCTCAAACGTATTTGAAATAGTGACCATGCATATCTCATGAACCAGTGactcttttataaaatattgacatttCACATGAAGTAATTTGTAGCTGtggcttttccttttccctccctcactccctccctttcttcccttttttttttttcttccccaagtgTGTTTAAATCATGAACTTCCAGTGGAAATCACTCTTACTACATTTTTGCGAATCATACACTGCAAACTGTATAATACATCTTAATCTCTGCCTGAAAATATAGACACCATTTGAGGGAAGAATAAGTGTGTTTTGCACACGAGTTGTCTGTctgaaatactttcttttttcatccCGAATACCTTTCTTGTTAAGATAGCCCAGCATCCTTTGGAAAGCATTAACACACCAACAGATGCTCAGAGTCTAGTGACTTAATACgcataaaccttttttttttccaaataattgcaAAGCTTTGGTTTAGCCTTTTGCATACCTTACATAGTTAATTACCTAGGCCTTAATGTTTACATGCAATGAGAGTATCTACAGCTATAAACTACATAATTTATAATTGATGTAAATGGGTGTTATTATGTCAATTAGGCAGCTGTGTCCTCCACCTCTTGGTAAACAGCTTTGAGTGATAAACTGACTTTGCAGAGAGGTACCTTCTTTTCTTcataacagataaaaataaattaccaagGTAGACCAGGCTGTCCAATTGTTCtctggtgaggtggatggaaaaTCCAGGCCCTTTCTTTTGACCTGTTGACTGCAGCAAATGGTCAATTTCGTCACGCAGCACTGCCATAGCTTCTGGGTGCCGTAGAAGGTAATACATCGTCCAGAACATAGTTGGAACAGTGTTTGACACAGAGGCCCAGAGCAAGCCTAAATGATGTGCTGGgagaaaataagtgaaaaggAAGATTAATAGCGTTTATTACACTGATTAGATTTGCAGTGTGCTAATTAAAAGATGTTAGGACACAGACCCAGCCAAGGATCAGTGCATGCTAATGAGGACCAATAGGCTTCTGAAGTCTAATTTTCTGCTTAATGAGAATAGTTTAAAATGtaatgtgtgtgtggtgggggaggggaggggggatgagATAAGAGGAGTAAACGCAGCTTAGTTATACTCTTTCTCATTATCCCCGTTAAGTATCTTGCATTACcatctcagcaaaaaaaaaaaaaaaaaaaaaaaatcaattatcaCAAAGGGTTGTTTCAGAGTAAAACATTTTATCATTAGCCAATTAGAAAGAGCATAAAAATTCTCAAGGTCaccattttgtctttttatttcaaaggtctactgtaaattattttattttagacaaGTCATCATTCAGAAGTTTCTTACCTCCTATTTCAGTGTCCTTGGGCGTATAGTATTTCTCCAGGATATCTTGCCTCATTTGAACAACTTCTGACCATCCTTGTAACTTGGCTAAGTTTTCTGTTGTCAATTGTTTTATAAGTTTCGTTCGAATAGACTTGATGTTTCCGAGAAGCTCAATGGGTATGCCTGATGCTAAATGTGTGAATTTgccatcaaatttaaaaaaatcatctcttaACTCGGTCATAAATGTTTTCTTATCGCCAGCGAGAACATTTCCATGTATGGCTGTAAATGTCACCTCAAATATTACTGAGCTGCAGAATGTCAACAAATATTCCGTGTCCCAACTTGTGGTTTTTAAGAGTTGTGGTTCAAACACTTGTTTTAGAGTCTGCATTGTGTTTTCCATCAGTGTGTCCAAATGCTTCCCTCGTAAAAGTTGATAGCTAGTATGAATCTTGTCGTTCAGGTCATGATATGTCATCATCTTTTTGACAGAAAATACTCTCATTAAGAATTTACTAGTAAACATTTGAAAgcttaatttttgattttttaccACTGACTGGTACTGGAAAGGGTCCAGGATAAACGTTATGTAATttcctaaaagaaataaatgagaatatgAATTCATGTGgtagtaaaacaaaacaagatatcTGAAATTTGAGAATATCTTAATCAAAATTAGAAAGACCTTAATAACTCacatctcaaaagatgcaaagtacaataaaaatcTATTTGATTCAAAATTCCACtacatatttccttttaaaatggaaGATGGTGGGAAAACGCTAGAAGCTTGAAGCTAAATGTTCTGAAATTCTTAATGACTTTCAAAAAGATAGTTTATTcttcaaatttctattttaataaactaccaagatatttaaattatcttttaaatagtCTCAAAATTCATTACTTAAACACTTCTTATATTTTTCCCCAATAAtacaatcagaaaacaaacaagcaactcAAATTGGTAAGATGCTACTCCTTTACTGATCACTTACACTGCATAAAGAGCTTTTTCATACTTGGTGTTATCTTAGCTTTGATCGGATACAATAATTTTaactcaaataaatgaagatgtggTACGAAGCAGGTACTCACAAGTGAACATCTAATTAACACTAACAACAAATCACAAATACCAAGGTTTTCATTTTATCGATGAGAAAATAGTAGCTCAGGGAGATTTAGTAACACGTCCAAACTCTCATATTGATTTGTGACCGAAAGAGGATTTCAAAACTAGAACCCATCCAATCACGctttcatccactcattcatcatgcattcaacatttattgacatCCAGATACTTGGCTGGATCTCTTTCCTTTTGAGATAAAGATGTAAAGGGACCATTGTACTGTGATGGACAGTAATAGAGCAGAGGTGGGAACACGACGTAAGGGCAAAAGGAAGTGAAATAGGCTTCGGTCTGCCTGGAGTTATCAACAAGGGttctttgaggaggtgacatttggcaTCTTCATATATCAGTCCAGACTTAGGGTActggttaaaaatacagattccttcctgattctgattcagaaggATTGAAGGTGGGACCTACAAGTCCCTCAAATGATTTTATAAGAAGGCACATTGAGGAACAGAGTCATACTGTGGTCTATCTCTCCAAACTGGCATGGATCTTGGAGATTCCTAGttgcagcctctccagcatttatcagcTAAAGAAAGTCAGGAGAAGTTAAGAGCCAAGATCATGCCGCCATTTTTAGTGGCGGAGCCTAGACAAGAAGACAGTCCCCACGCACTCTTCTTTTCCTTACACGGTGCTGACTCCTTCTCACTGGAGGGCTGCTTTAAGACTCCTGCTAATTAGAGGTAATATGTAGGCAGTATTCAATGCTAGCATTAATAAGTCTTCCCTTTCCAAGAACACACATGAAATTTCGATGCTCCTACAACTTTAACACTTATTTGTCTTCTAGAAAACAGTAAATAATTAGACATGAAAGTTTGTCGAATCATCTATACTTAGCTCTTCACCTCAtcattcctgtgtgtgtg
It contains:
- the CYP7B1 gene encoding cytochrome P450 7B1; its protein translation is MDSFSPEPWLPRPLSPPGLVLAAALLLLVLYLHARRTRRPGEPPLIKGWLPYFGEALKLQKDPLGFMTTLQKQYGDVFTLFLGGNYITFILDPFQYQSVVKNQKLSFQMFTSKFLMRVFSVKKMMTYHDLNDKIHTSYQLLRGKHLDTLMENTMQTLKQVFEPQLLKTTSWDTEYLLTFCSSVIFEVTFTAIHGNVLAGDKKTFMTELRDDFFKFDGKFTHLASGIPIELLGNIKSIRTKLIKQLTTENLAKLQGWSEVVQMRQDILEKYYTPKDTEIGAHHLGLLWASVSNTVPTMFWTMYYLLRHPEAMAVLRDEIDHLLQSTGQKKGPGFSIHLTREQLDSLVYLESTILEVLRLCSFSGIFRVVQEDLTLRLESQDCCLRKGDFVGIFPPVLHYDPEIFEAPEEFRFDRFTESGKKKTTFFKRGKKLKYYHMPFGFGVSKCPGRFLAIVEIKQLLVVFLTYFDSEIIDDKPLELNYNRFLFGIQYPDSDVLFRYKVKS